One genomic region from Frateuria soli encodes:
- a CDS encoding NAD(P)H-hydrate dehydratase, translating into MNPSATKPQLTARLLRGMPLPDPDGGKEQRGRVLVVGGSNRVPGAALLAGHGALRAGAGKLQVATAEGVALPLAVAMPEALVLGLPVSAQGEIVRGSASLDQALEGSDAVLVGSGMNPTPATAALVQHVLRRASGVLVIDAGALSGDLRAPPGKPYVLTPHAGEMAKLSGREKTHVQQEPQALAHAFARRTRSVLVLKGATTWIAAPDGRLWIHPGGCHGLGTSGSGDVLAGVIAGLAARCGDPLQAALWGVFVHAEAGRALEKAVGTLGFLAREIPGPLPGILDRIQARAARPGR; encoded by the coding sequence ATGAACCCATCCGCGACGAAGCCGCAGCTCACCGCGCGGCTCCTGCGCGGCATGCCGCTGCCCGATCCGGACGGAGGCAAGGAGCAGCGGGGACGGGTGCTGGTCGTCGGCGGCTCCAACCGCGTCCCCGGCGCGGCGTTGCTGGCGGGCCACGGCGCCTTGCGGGCCGGCGCCGGCAAGTTGCAGGTTGCCACCGCCGAGGGCGTGGCGCTGCCGTTGGCGGTGGCCATGCCCGAGGCGCTGGTCCTGGGCCTGCCAGTCAGCGCCCAGGGCGAGATCGTGCGCGGCAGTGCCAGCCTGGATCAAGCGCTGGAAGGCAGCGACGCGGTGCTGGTCGGCTCGGGGATGAACCCCACGCCGGCGACCGCAGCACTGGTGCAGCACGTGCTGCGACGCGCCAGCGGTGTGCTCGTGATCGATGCCGGGGCGCTTTCGGGGGATCTGCGCGCGCCGCCCGGCAAGCCGTACGTGCTCACGCCGCACGCCGGCGAGATGGCCAAGCTGTCCGGTCGGGAAAAGACACACGTGCAACAGGAGCCGCAGGCGCTGGCGCACGCCTTCGCACGACGCACGCGCAGCGTGCTGGTGCTCAAGGGCGCAACCACCTGGATCGCCGCGCCGGATGGCCGGCTCTGGATCCATCCTGGCGGATGCCACGGGTTGGGCACCTCCGGTTCCGGAGACGTGCTGGCGGGCGTGATCGCGGGCCTCGCGGCGCGCTGCGGGGACCCGCTGCAGGCGGCGCTGTGGGGCGTGTTCGTGCACGCCGAGGCGGGGCGCGCGCTGGAAAAGGCGGTCGGTACGCTGGGCTTCCTGGCGCGGGAGATCCCCGGTCCGCTGCCGGGCATCCTCGATCGCATCCAGGCCCGTGCCGCGCGGCCCGGCCGGTAG
- a CDS encoding cupin domain-containing protein: MQSEAFRLAPHDWVPNHPHLPVLLYRQALDEPGDGDPAAFEERFDGNGWPPQWRAGIYDFHHYHSTAHEVLGVARGTARLVLGGPGGREVKVGAGDVVLLPAGTGHRSVESSEGFLVVGAYPPGQKWDIRREAPSPEMLQRIAQLPFPPCDPVSGEHGPMLACWNLPR, encoded by the coding sequence ATGCAGTCCGAAGCCTTCCGGCTTGCACCCCACGATTGGGTTCCCAACCATCCGCACCTGCCCGTGCTGCTGTATCGCCAGGCACTCGACGAGCCGGGGGACGGCGACCCGGCCGCGTTCGAGGAGCGCTTCGACGGCAACGGCTGGCCGCCTCAGTGGCGCGCGGGCATTTACGATTTCCACCACTACCACTCGACCGCGCACGAGGTGCTCGGCGTGGCCCGGGGCACGGCCCGGCTGGTGCTCGGCGGCCCGGGCGGTCGCGAGGTCAAGGTGGGTGCGGGCGACGTGGTGCTGCTGCCGGCGGGAACCGGCCACCGCAGCGTGGAGTCGAGCGAAGGGTTCCTGGTCGTGGGCGCCTACCCGCCCGGACAGAAGTGGGACATCCGCCGCGAGGCGCCCAGCCCGGAGATGCTCCAGCGCATCGCGCAACTGCCGTTCCCGCCATGCGATCCGGTCAGCGGCGAACATGGGCCCATGCTCGCCTGCTGGAACCTGCCGCGCTGA